The genomic region aaaaaatttttttggcagATAATTTTACCAGGCCTAGCTGCACCCTTGAAGATATATGAATACCTTATGGGGCATCAGTGATTAAATATCCTCCTCTTTCCTATCAGGCTAAGTCCTCTGCTGATATGGGCCACTGGCTAGGGCTCATACTGTCACAGACAGGCACCAAAACAGACCCAGAAGATCTCACCTACGACTATGTGAACTCTGAGAGAATATCCAGTATTGTCAATGCTGCCAGGACGTCCATGTAGTAAGTTAGTTCATGTACATCagttgtgtaatatatatatatacagtacagaccaaaagtttggaaacattactaattttaatgtttttgaaagacgtttcttctgctcatcaagcctgcatttatttgatcgaaaatacagaaacaaaatgtaatattgtgatatattattacaatttaaaataattgtttttaaatttattatactttaaatgatcatttatttctgtgatgcaaagctgaattttaggatcattatcacatgatcctttagaaatcattcattatcaaagttggaaacagttctgctgcttaagattttttcagaacatgtgatacttttttaggatactttgatgaataaaaagtaaaaaaaaaaaaaaaaaagaagctatgtttttaaaatataaatattttgtaataacaatatacactactggtcagtaatttggagtcagtcttttttttttctttcttctttttaaataaaatcaatacttttattcagcaaggatgtgttaaattgataaaaagtgatagtaaagaaaatatattattagaatatatattattaatttttttttttgatcaaataaatgcaggcttgatgagcagaagaaacttctttcaaaaacattaaaaatagtaatgttttgaACTTTTggactgtactatatatatatatacatacctatacatacatacatacatacatacatacatacatatatacacatacatatagatatacatatacatatatatacacatatatatatatatatatatatatatatatatatatatatatatatatatatatatatatatatatatatatatatacatacaaatacaaacacaaacacaccataAAATTGGCCCATATTACTTATGAATACTATTCATAATTATATGATaggtttgtttgcttttttgagATTTTGGAGCctgatttgttgtattttgtCAGTCTAATGCAGAGGAGGTACTCAGAGCccaacacatacacagacagccTTCCGTCAGACCCTCATACCTGTGATGACATATACGATGATGTGGCATCCACAGAGAACGAACAGGAGGTGGGTGAGACACCCTTGTCATGCTTTTGTCCTTAATCTACAGCACCCACTTTCACGCAGCTGTGTTTATTCTGAGTCACAGACTCAGGATAGGGGAAGATTCACTAAGCATTCGAGTGACAGGAAGTCATTGCTGTGAcagtgttgtgtttttgtaaccCTGCAGGCCATCCaacttcagaaatgtttctctgATACTGTTGCTCTCTCCGACTGTAGGAGGTTCAAGAGGTTCAGAATGGCAGCAGGGAGGGAACAGCAAGCAGCGAGGAGAACGGGAAGGACCGAGTGTATCTGGACCTGATCCCGGTTCGTTCCTTCCTGCACACGAGCTCGGGCAGAGTGTCACCTCAGACGTCCAACATCTTACAGACAGAGCTCAGTCCCTCAGCTGCTCCCCAGGAGGATCAGCTACACCCTAAGGaggttatattataatatatattatattattattatattatattataaatgtatttactgtcacttttatctTACATTTTAAGCATCCCggcaataatttattaaaaagattCAACTTTTGAATGagagtgtatatatacattttgtaagtaTGTACATTCCCTGGTAATTAAATGCATTACCTTGGTGTTTTTAATGCCAAAATACAGATATTTACTTATTAATaatgatataaaattaaataaaaatataaactgcctttcaaaagtttgggatcagtaagatttgtaatttaaaaaaaaaatgtttcttatgctcatcaaggctgtatttattggatcaaaaatacagaaaaaaagtattgtaaaatattattgcaattgcaaatattggtttcctatttaatatactttaaaatataatttatttctgtgatgcaccgccaaccattactccagtcttcatcgtcacatgatacttcagaaatcattctaatatgctgatttattataagtgttgaaacgatttaatattttctgtgatacatttttattttatttcttggatgaattttttatatatatatttaatcaaatatatacagCCTTAAGCATGAGAAGcttttttagaaaacattttttaaaaaaacgtACAGATCCCAAACTTGaactttgaatggcagtgtaaatatacaaacctttaaaaacaaatgtctAAAATCTTCTATacaatttttgtttaaaacagaatgaaacaaatGAAACCTCATTACCGCGCAGCACAGAGAACCTCGATCCTCCACCTGTTGCTCTTAGAGTGAAGACAGACCCCTCTCCAGCCCCCAACCTGCACGTCCAGACTCAAAGAATCAGTTTCCTCAGTCTGGAAACCCAAAAGAGGGCCTCTCCCACCTCGATGCCATCCCAAACCCAAACCCTACCCCATACATCTACACAGACGCCCCAGAGTCCACCCATCTCCAGAGGAAGATCCGCCAGCACAGACAGATTTCTCGATAAACTCAAATTCTCTCCAGCAGGTGAGGGTCGTCACTTGTAAAACAGACctacaaaacttttatttattcacCCTGCTGTGCTTTTCCCAGCCATGCACTCAAGTGAGCATATATGCCTTCAGTGTGTGAATGTATGTCATGACTAAAAGCTCCTACACATTCCCTCCCGTTTAGCAGGCCCGGGGTCGGTTGAGGTGAAATTAGGGAAGAACAGGACGGAAGCCGATGTGCGTCGTTACACCGACGAGAGAGACAGGCTGGAACGAGAGAGGGAGGAGGTTAAAAACACTCTGGCCACACTGAGGAAAGACAGACGAGAGGTGAAAGAGGAGCTGAGCTCCTGCCAAGGTACTGCAGCACCACCTATTGGTCATGTTAGAAATGCCCATGTGATGAAAGCAGTAGTTTTGATGGTCTTTCAACTgtgttttctttctatttttaagttgcaattgtttttatatattacttGTTAGTTCTGACATACTATAACACCACAATGTCACTCTTAATGTGAAATGCTAATAAATGCTTTTGATTATGGCTTGTATAGAGCCCACTCAGCAGGCCTCTCTGGAGGCTCGTCTGAAGCAGATGGAGGAGACGTGTCGTGAGGCAGAGCGTCGGCGAGTGGAGGTGGAGCTTAGCCTGATGGAGGTGAAGGAGAATTTGAGAAAAGTGGAAGCCGGGCCCTTTACATTAGGCACCACAGTAGATAGCAGTCTACTGGAAACTTCAACGGTTAGTATGACGACATcaaataagaattttaaaatatataatacataatttaaagaaattggaataatatttcacaatgttactgtttttactgtgttgtgtttttgatcaaataaagccaagcaaacaagcaaaaaaaatgttttttaaatgtactgaCTCCATCTTCTAAATAGTAGTATATAATCTGTTGCTAAACCAAATGAGGTGATTATCTAACATAAGCATACAAGGTGGAAATACTCGGTAGTTAAGAACAAAATTCTACTGTTTATAATAATTCTACTTTTTTTGAGTGACAGAAGTCCAGCTGATTATATTGTTGTGTATTCTAGCCCAAGATGGCACCTGTATCCAGCCCTGCTCCAAATACACCCACCAACACCCCCAACAATGGAGATTCACCTGTCAACTCCGCCACAGCGCTGAAGAACAGACCCCTGTCCATCATGGCATCCGGCAAAGGAAACGTTCTGCAGAAGGCCAAGGTTAGAGTCTGCTGATGCATCCATAGTCCTAACGGAGATCTTAgctttttgattaaaataaataaataattttattcactGATGGCGGTATTGTATATATAACATTGGTATATAAATATGGTTATGCAGAGTTCTAATGGTATAACTATCTGAAATTACCACCTCAAGTGTATtcagtcttttatttatttatttattttttacaatatattcttgTGTTATGTCATTCTCTCTTTGCAGGAgtgggagaaaaaaaacacaaactagtGGAAGGGAACAGACAGCACAAATTGACTTTTTAGCCAAAGCTCAAAGGACTGCTAAGGCAAATGCTTCAAgcatggagggagagagagaaagagtgagagggTGTGTCCAATGACCTGCAGGCTCCGCCTCTCTAAACATCACCTTCCACTCATCCCTGCTTCTCTGCATTCAGAGGCTGAGATGTTACTGGGTACATGCAGGCAGCTGATCCAATACAATATCTTTTCTGTTCCCTGCCAAATAACGCCACTGGACGACAATAGATTGTAAATCTATTCAAGTCGATTTTATGTAAGAGAAAGGAAGGGAATAAAAGAAATAACTCTTCCAGTGGTGTGCACATTAATTGATGGATGTTTCACAAGCTTGAGAAGAGACCAAAAAAACTATTTGGCGAGCTTCGAGAACCACTATTTTTAGATTGGAACATTTAGATTCAAATATTCGTAGATCAGCTATTTGGCAAATCTGGTACATTGTAGCTTGGTTCATGTATGCTGGTAACCAAGAtgtgaatatatattacatatccGTTCAGTGTTTTTGATTTTCAGTGTTACTGTACGCTAGCTGAAACATGcactttttattcaaataaaagtttgtacTGACAACAATTCATATGCAAAAGCAGTAGTTGAGCACAAGGCATCCTGTTTTGAAATGGAAGAAATTTGCATTTTCTCCAGTAGGTGGCACCAAAACAACTCTATAAAGTATTTGAGTTAggctcaaagtaaaaaaataaaaaataataaatttaatagctTTAAAATGGACGAACATACCACTGtagttaatacaaaataaatatgctCAAAAACGTAAGCCTCTAACATGAGGttttctgtaacaaggagtcttCAATATGACAAGCAGGTCCAAATCTCCGACAGAATACAGTATATGTTCATAAAGGGTTTTCACTGCTGAATAAACTATACAAACAGCATCAAACCCCTTAAGATGGACCACATAAAAAAATCCTAATAATAGCATTTACAGAATTCATGAAATAGATACACATCCCGTTTGAAGTGTCACCTGTGTGTTCATGTgaatttagaatgatttctaactCATATCGCTGAGCTGtgcctctgtctgtgtgtgttttcctctTTATCTGTGCTGAACTGGGGATGCATGTCTCCTGCGGTGCTGCTTATAGCGCTGCAGCAGCTCTTTTTCACCCTTGTGCTGACGGCGCCCCAGGCCTGCAGGTTTAGGAAGATCTCCTCTGGATGGCTGCTCTCTGCTTCCTGAAACACAAGTTCacaaaatacataaatcaaaACACTTAAACACACCCTGCCAACCCCCTGTCCATTCTGAAAACCCCACAATTATGACCCATCCGGCAGGcatagaaaaataaacaaatcatatTGAGCACTGACATAAGCAGATGTGTGAAGCCATGTTACATCATGTCCATAAGATGGTTTAAAAATAATCAGGATTTACATTGCAATCAATCAGTTTCTTAATCAGTATTGCAgtattattataaacaaatatcTAAAACAATCTAACCTTAAAACAACTTTTATAAAGCatgcaaataaaatgtattaagtaacatttacattttggatTGGTAAAGGATTGGGTTTTGGATTATGCTCAGCAAAGCTGCActgatttgatgaaaaaaaaaatacattcaatctgtaatattatgaaatattgttataatttataaagaacttttcagcagccattgttTCACATGAtcttccagaaatcattctatgactgactaattttattaattctttgatgaatagaaagttccaaagaacagcatttatatgaaagagAATTAATCTGTAACAAAAGTGTaactttacagtcacttttgagcAACAAAAGTATTAATCACTAAATTGTGAGATATcgctaaatatttataaatttttgccattttttttttttgcttttatttaaataGCAAAGTAGTTAGATTCTATAGGAAGCAAAGTAAGAGACAGAAAGGGGACAGGATGGGGACTGAACTCTGTTTGCTTGTGGTTCAACCACATTATGTGCTGGAGCACTGTTTCATCTGTAACCTAAAGTAACCTAAAAATGCAAAAGGCTTGAATGAAAACTCCTATATATTTATCAGCTACCCACTATTGTCCAAAAACGAATTAGTAGTTATTGGTACTGACGTGTTTCACAGTGTAGACCCTTCCAACCATTGCAATCGCAGCGGTAGCTGCCGTTGAGCAGCACACAGATGCCATCATTCATACAGGGGTTTGGATTGCACAGGTTAACAGGTTTCTTCACATCTAGAAAGAGGAGTCAATTACAGAGAGCAACGCAAGAATATAAATACATCAGAGATGAAAAATGCTTTCAAAGAGGAATATAATTCGTCTCATTACCTGCACACACCATCTGTACCAGCACATCCTCAGAGTATTTCAGGTCATCGTGTGAAGGTACAGAGATCATGTGATCCTCCGAGCCGGCGATGCGGAAGAGAACCTCCTGCTGTATGTCCCCGATGCCGATCACAAACACTGACACTCCGCTATCCCGGATCTTCTGGGCAGGCACTGCTGCATCTTCCACACTTGTCCCATCAGTCAGCACCACCACGGCTTTGTTGACTCCAGGCCGTGCTCCTTTCCCCACAGTCAGGCTTTGGGAGAGCACATGGAGCAGGGCTGAACCTGTAGAGGCCTTCCCACCCAGAAAAGCAGCGTCTCCCACCGCCTTCAGAACAGCGGAGCCCGAGTCATACTTGTCCAGGTCAAAGACCGTGATGGGCCGCCTCCCATAAACCACCAGTCCCACCTGAGCCACATCTCGATTGATGTCGAACTGCACTGAGGTGCTCCGAACAAAGTCTTGAAGGTGGACAAAGTTGTCCTTTCCTACACCACTGGAGGCATCCAACACAAAAACAAGGTCCAAAGCTTGACCCAGACAGCCTGGTGAAGACAAAAAGAGCTTTAGTATAACagttaaaaatcataataaaaaaaaaagaaaaattgtatcGGTTTGGTAAACCCTACTTTAAATATACGTTGTCATATTTTAGTGCATTATGCTAAGAGCATATTTAGaacattatttacacattttgatAAATGCATGCCTTCAAGTAACAATTTGCATCCTAAAGGgacataataattaaaaaaaaagtctgagaaGGGAGGCAAATAAATATTCCAATGCAATTCCAACAACAAAAGTTGATTTGTTTCCCCAAGAAACTTGTGAACTGTTCACTTGCAAAAACTGCATTCCATTGCAAATATTTTGCCTTTTCTTTTGTTACTTAAATTTAGTACATTTTCCTCTTAGCAACTTTGCACTTAATCACAAAATTTTGCTTTCCCCTGCGAACAAAATCTCAATCACAAAATCTTTGCATTTCCTCAACAAAGTTTACGTTCAGGCAGTTTAAGCAGGTCAATCCCAGACATTACTTATTatgactgaattatttaaaacattagatTAGTCTTCTACAAAAAAATCTCTCTAAGAGCACTAATTTAGTGTATTGGGCTAATTTTGTTTCTCAGTTTTTGTGAgagttatgttctgtataatGGTTCACATTTTCATCTTCATGTAACTCTTTGTTAATGTAGTTTTTTTGTCAGTAATTCAGTATGAGATTAATACTAGTTGTACAAACTACATTAATGATGCTTTTTGTCCTTTTTAGGACACTTTTCATTTAAATTGGAtcactattattttttttccactgaagaaagaaattaTAGACAGAGTGACTATAACTCTGGGTGAACTTTCTATTCCTTGACGAACAACAATCTCAGATAAGCATTTTTGAGGACCTAACAGTGGTCAAAGTGTTTAGATCTTTACCCTGGTTGTCGACACTGCAAATTTTGGCTCTTAGCTCTGGGATCTTTGCGCTCAATCTGTCAGGTGACTGGTATGTGATGGTGCGCTGTGGGTTCGCTGTGATGTTGTTTATTTCAGCCCTCATCCCGTCTGGCGCTACACCGATGATGAAGATCTCCCTGTCCCTTGCGTACTTTGCTGGCTCCACTACAGGGTCCACAGACGGCGTTCCTGTGAGCAACACTACCACTCGCGGCAGGTCGTCCTGAACGTCAGCGAACACGGGTGCGCTCTGAAAGCCGTGGCGCGTGATGTAGCGAAGGGCGTTTCCAGCCTTGGCCTGCCCACCCCGATACTGCATGCCCTCAACAGCCTGGATCAGCTTTGCCGGGTCTCTGTGCTCCCCAATTTTGGCTTCTATCTTCACGTCACTTCCATACTGGGCCAACCCCATCTTGACAGGTGTGTCCGAACTCAGTACAGCCTGCATGAAACGCTTCAGGAAGGACTTGAAGCGCAAGAAACCTTCCAGGGTAAGTGCAGAGGAGCCCTCGACCAGGAAGAGCACATCTACAGTGCAGTCAAAACTAAGAATGGGAGCTGAAAAAAGAGGATATGGTTAAAGCCACTCTGATTGACATACATTTGGATTCCATTCTCAGATCTAAGAAACATGCTTGACATACCACTTCTGCATTATCTCGTGTTTATTTAAGAGTTTAGTTAGGATCATGTGAGACATAACATTGTTAAAGGAGAAGGGCATATGGGCTCTATGCTCCTCTATCCATTAACACatgcaaaaatgcatttactaacagcataaacaaacaaaaagatccATCTTTCACTCTGTGGGTAAGTGAGGTCATCTGATCTAACCCCTGCCTGTGATGTCATTCACTCTGACTGACAGAAGGAGGTTTGGCCGGAGGATTCTATGTCAGTGTTACAATGGAATTCATAGGGACTGATGATGGCTTCTATCTCTGAATCTAATTTAGGAAACTTCCCCATCttgaaaatatatgtgtgtgtgtgtgtgtgtgtgtgtgtgtgtgtgtctgcttgtGTGGCCAGAAACTACTCACATTTTTTGCTAATTTTATGGTAGTTTTTTGTATGATTGTTTTTGGAGACTGTTGTGGCACTGTTATTACTATCATCACTGCTAGATTTATAAACATgtatagaacatttaaaaaatgtagttgGTCACTACAGTTCATAGTCAGTTTATGTTGCAACGGTGACCATGTTATGCTGATATGCTATGCAAAAAAAGGGCATATATaaccttatataaaaaaaatatttgtcttcATAATTTGtaacacaataacaataataaagaaaatatttataataatcagtAGTAGTAGAATCATTGTAATAACTTGAAATTAATAGcaataacttttaaaataatattgataattatttttttctctttttgtcacTGATTGTGTTGTGTGTATTGATGTCTTagcataaacaataataaacatgcatataacaatcataaaaaatatttatatatttttttaatgtctttttagtagcttttgttgtgtttattgacGATTTGGCAGTATTGTACAATGTACAGTATATCATACCAAAgtgttgtttttcttcttttcattaattaatttcatgTTTGCATTTCACTCCATAAGGCAACccgtttacaaggtttctgactTTGAGGGCATTTGGAGATTCGCAGAGTGGTATTAGCTCATAATTAAGTGTCCCTTTCATCTGCGGGACATAAGACCTCAGAGGTGTATTTCAGTCAGCCACGACCCAGCCCAAAAGCTGTAACATAAAACCATGGGCTGTTTATGACAACTCCcactcacacacaaatatacactcCAACCAAACccaccaaaacaaaacacacacacatctcacagtGAATGTGAGACTGGAACAGCTCATTAGATGCTGAGGAGTGTGGGAGGAGAAGCGCATGAGTGTCAACTCACCACAATTGGGGTCACTGCCGTAGCCCACGGGACACTCGCAGCGGTGCTTATCCAGTCCCTCAGATATACATGTCCCACCATTCTGACAGGGGTGAGAGTCACAGGGGTCTGAAGAGAGATGGGATCATTATTATTAATCACATTTTGATGTTTATGGAATTAAATACTCATTATTCTATATTCCGATTGTTAGATCTTACCTGGACATATAGTtctgtgacacacaacagggttTTGCCTGTAAACTTTGTTATACCTGTAAAGCAGAAACCAGTTTAATCCACAAATTTCTATCAattaactgttttgttttttttctc from Carassius carassius chromosome 40, fCarCar2.1, whole genome shotgun sequence harbors:
- the afap1l2 gene encoding actin filament-associated protein 1-like 2 isoform X2, translated to MDKHKVLEQLLEQLQRFLKILDGEKLSGNATVQKGLLTELLQSYKSSNGGDEEYIYMNKVTCQNQDKTDRDYRPEANGVPGKHIPMKNPPEPPPPRPCNIGREPFPLPPAPAPACLETESYYEDPQPYDPISINDTEPVSSSYESYDEEEVTKGKSTAQHQWPSPEASIELMKDARICAFLWRKKWLGQWAKQLCVIREHRLLCYKSSKDQTPLLDISLLGCSVVYKEKQTKRKEHKLKITPLGGEAIVLGLQSKEQAEQWLKVIQEISPKNSAGSADITDSPTLICTKGEQSERHSVASESGSSTDSHTENLENKDVKKKYGKFSNLMNIGKKKVSSLESPEKAVDTSGYLNVLVNTQWRSRWCSVRDRQLWIYSDKSKSKVSQQPVALEGCMVLPDPSPEHLYSFRIQMDGEELATLEAKSSADMGHWLGLILSQTGTKTDPEDLTYDYVNSERISSIVNAARTSMYLMQRRYSEPNTYTDSLPSDPHTCDDIYDDVASTENEQEEVQEVQNGSREGTASSEENGKDRVYLDLIPVRSFLHTSSGRVSPQTSNILQTELSPSAAPQEDQLHPKENETNETSLPRSTENLDPPPVALRVKTDPSPAPNLHVQTQRISFLSLETQKRASPTSMPSQTQTLPHTSTQTPQSPPISRGRSASTDRFLDKLKFSPAGPGSVEVKLGKNRTEADVRRYTDERDRLEREREEVKNTLATLRKDRREVKEELSSCQEPTQQASLEARLKQMEETCREAERRRVEVELSLMEVKENLRKVEAGPFTLGTTVDSSLLETSTPKMAPVSSPAPNTPTNTPNNGDSPVNSATALKNRPLSIMASGKGNVLQKAKEWEKKNTN
- the afap1l2 gene encoding actin filament-associated protein 1-like 2 isoform X1, with protein sequence MDKHKVLEQLLEQLQRFLKILDGEKLSGNATVQKGLLTELLQSYKSSNGGDEEYIYMNKVTCQNQDKTDRDYRPEANGVPGKHIPMKNPPEPPPPRPCNIGREPFPLPPAPAPACLETESYYEDPQPYDPISINDTEPVSSSYESYDEEEVTKGKSTAQHQWPSPEASIELMKDARICAFLWRKKWLGQWAKQLCVIREHRLLCYKSSKDQTPLLDISLLGCSVVYKEKQTKRKEHKLKITPLGGEAIVLGLQSKEQAEQWLKVIQEISPKNSAGSADITDSPTLICTKGEQSERHSVASESGSSTDSHTENLENKDVKKKYGKFSNLMNIGKKKVSSLESPEKAVDTSGYLNVLVNTQWRSRWCSVRDRQLWIYSDKSKSKVSQQPVALEGCMVLPDPSPEHLYSFRIQMDGEELATLEAKSSADMGHWLGLILSQTGTKTDPEDLTYDYVNSERISSIVNAARTSMYLMQRRYSEPNTYTDSLPSDPHTCDDIYDDVASTENEQEEVQEVQNGSREGTASSEENGKDRVYLDLIPVRSFLHTSSGRVSPQTSNILQTELSPSAAPQEDQLHPKENETNETSLPRSTENLDPPPVALRVKTDPSPAPNLHVQTQRISFLSLETQKRASPTSMPSQTQTLPHTSTQTPQSPPISRGRSASTDRFLDKLKFSPAAGPGSVEVKLGKNRTEADVRRYTDERDRLEREREEVKNTLATLRKDRREVKEELSSCQEPTQQASLEARLKQMEETCREAERRRVEVELSLMEVKENLRKVEAGPFTLGTTVDSSLLETSTPKMAPVSSPAPNTPTNTPNNGDSPVNSATALKNRPLSIMASGKGNVLQKAKEWEKKNTN
- the LOC132122331 gene encoding von Willebrand factor A domain-containing protein 2-like isoform X2, with amino-acid sequence MSSKSWLHLMLLFGQVWSISSVQEMQTDLETIMKINAAGEMMQCSAAVDILFVMDSSYSVGKGGFERSRHYVLKMCEALDVSTDKVRVGVIQFGSTPKLEISLDSYKSKEELKKKMKKIHYRGGSTQTGLALKFVLRKGFSSGHNSTVPRVVILLSDGKSQGAVQLAASELKQSGVTLFAVGIRYPRWEELYELASSPSDTHVFFAEHFSDAVNGLFTTLTTSSVCTAVPSGCKVESYPCVQKTLETVKELQGNFICWKGSKGYSTYTSLCPHYRYNKVYRQNPVVCHRTICPDPCDSHPCQNGGTCISEGLDKHRCECPVGYGSDPNCAPILSFDCTVDVLFLVEGSSALTLEGFLRFKSFLKRFMQAVLSSDTPVKMGLAQYGSDVKIEAKIGEHRDPAKLIQAVEGMQYRGGQAKAGNALRYITRHGFQSAPVFADVQDDLPRVVVLLTGTPSVDPVVEPAKYARDREIFIIGVAPDGMRAEINNITANPQRTITYQSPDRLSAKIPELRAKICSVDNQGCLGQALDLVFVLDASSGVGKDNFVHLQDFVRSTSVQFDINRDVAQVGLVVYGRRPITVFDLDKYDSGSAVLKAVGDAAFLGGKASTGSALLHVLSQSLTVGKGARPGVNKAVVVLTDGTSVEDAAVPAQKIRDSGVSVFVIGIGDIQQEVLFRIAGSEDHMISVPSHDDLKYSEDVLVQMVCAGSREQPSRGDLPKPAGLGRRQHKGEKELLQRYKQHRRRHASPVQHR
- the LOC132122331 gene encoding von Willebrand factor A domain-containing protein 2-like isoform X1; translated protein: MSSKSWLHLMLLFGQVWSISSVQEMQTDLETIMKINAAGEMMQCSAAVDILFVMDSSYSVGKGGFERSRHYVLKMCEALDVSTDKVRVGVIQFGSTPKLEISLDSYKSKEELKKKMKKIHYRGGSTQTGLALKFVLRKGFSSGHNSTVPRVVILLSDGKSQGAVQLAASELKQSGVTLFAVGIRYPRWEELYELASSPSDTHVFFAEHFSDAVNGLFTTLTTSSVCTAVPSGCKVESYPCVQKTLETVKELQGNFICWKGSKGYSTYTSLCPHYRYNKVYRQNPVVCHRTICPDPCDSHPCQNGGTCISEGLDKHRCECPVGYGSDPNCAPILSFDCTVDVLFLVEGSSALTLEGFLRFKSFLKRFMQAVLSSDTPVKMGLAQYGSDVKIEAKIGEHRDPAKLIQAVEGMQYRGGQAKAGNALRYITRHGFQSAPVFADVQDDLPRVVVLLTGTPSVDPVVEPAKYARDREIFIIGVAPDGMRAEINNITANPQRTITYQSPDRLSAKIPELRAKICSVDNQGCLGQALDLVFVLDASSGVGKDNFVHLQDFVRSTSVQFDINRDVAQVGLVVYGRRPITVFDLDKYDSGSAVLKAVGDAAFLGGKASTGSALLHVLSQSLTVGKGARPGVNKAVVVLTDGTSVEDAAVPAQKIRDSGVSVFVIGIGDIQQEVLFRIAGSEDHMISVPSHDDLKYSEDVLVQMVCADVKKPVNLCNPNPCMNDGICVLLNGSYRCDCNGWKGLHCETRSREQPSRGDLPKPAGLGRRQHKGEKELLQRYKQHRRRHASPVQHR